The Acanthochromis polyacanthus isolate Apoly-LR-REF ecotype Palm Island chromosome 2, KAUST_Apoly_ChrSc, whole genome shotgun sequence genome contains a region encoding:
- the LOC127532629 gene encoding zinc finger MYM-type protein 1-like, producing MKRLSKPSGAAFRKRRREEEEKRAQSRDALRKYLQPRQGPTVEAAAEEAASSVSQLPSPVAVSDSDSEHSSQALSRSTAVIETQLQNVDAGAVSEAPSSSTVILQTPPQTVEPEGPSTSSLNTIRQPTGAPSTSTDVCEPISAAPIDPADWPPNLSDSERTELVSRGPPVIRSDFSFPKKQDGRSCHHRHFFRLLTNGEKIKRSWLMYSKKKDSLYCFCCKLFSQKTFKLSKDGTDDWKNCGDILKTHENSKEHTNNMGSWRELESRSKKGQTIDNIEMAIIHAERRRWREVLTRLVAIIKSLAERNIALRGSTDQLNQPNNGNFLKEVELMAQFDPVLKEHIIKIEGGASHTTYLGKTIQNELIDCLSERILHAIVKEINESKYYAIILDCTPDVSHVEQLSVIIRIVSVEGTPQIKEHFLGFLEAEETTGEGLSALILKKLLQLNIPFDDCRGQSYDNGANMKGKNKGVQARLLQVNPRALFVPCGAHTVNLVVSDAAKSSAEATCYFGYLQKLFNLFSASTQRWATLKEHVDITVKSWADTRWESRINSVAAVRFQAGKVRDALLEVRNAASDPTIKIESQSLAEEIGSYRFCICTVVWFEILSKIQIVNKHLQSQTMQLDVAVDLLEKAEASLASYRNTGFDEALKSAKEMCENMNVVAALKEKRLRTTKQQFSYEAPDEPQTDALKKMEVSFFNTIVDVAISSLRERTGMMSDVADKFRVLINFPKLNAEDLEKQAKDLCQTLSFGEKSDLNIEELIMELQSFPKWPKQNMTAFELLVFLEEKGLKEVFPNMWVALRIAVTTPVTVASAERSFSKLKLIKNYLRSTMSQERLNGLAVMSINREISRQISYDATIDAFAARKSRRVKF from the exons ATGCTCTGAGAAAATATCTACAGCCACGACAGGGGCCAACtgtagaagctgctgcagaagagGCAGCAAGCTCGGTCTCACAGTTACCTTCTCCTGTGGCTGTTAGTGACAGTGACAGTGAACATT CATCTCAAGCATTAAGCAGAAGCACAGCAGTGATTGAGACACAACTTCAAAATGTTGATGCTG GAGCAGTCAGTgaagcaccaagcagcagcactGTAATTCTTCAGACACCACCTCAAACGGTTGAACCAG AAGGACCCAGCACCAGCAGTCTCAATACAATCCGCCAGCCTACAGGCGCTCCATCAACATCAACAGATGTATGTGAGCCCATCTCAGCAGCCCCCATTGATCCCGCTGATTGGCCACCCAACTTGTCTGATTCAGAGAGGACTGAATTGGTTAGTCGAGGACCACCTGTAATAAGGTCAGACTTCTCGTTCCCCAAAAAACAGGATGGAAGAAGTTGCCATCACCGCCATTTCTTCAGACTGTTGAccaatggggaaaaaatcaaaaGGTCATGGCTCATGTattcaaaaaagaaagatagtttgtactgtttctgctgcaagCTCTTCTCACAGAAGACTTTTAAACTTAGCAAGGATGGCACTGATGACTGGAAAAACTGTGGTGACATActtaaaacacatgaaaacagtaaagaaCACACAAATAACATGGGAAGCTGGAGAGAACTTGAAAGTCGTTCAAAAAAGGGTCAAACAATTGACAATATTGAGATGGCCATAATACATGCTGAAAGGAGGAGATGGCGGGAAGTTCTCACCAGACTTGTGGCAATTATTAAGTCACTGGCAGAGAGAAATATTGCACTCAGGGGTTCCACAGACCAACTTAATCAGCCAAACAATGGAAATTTCCTTAAGGAAGTGGAGTTAATGGCTCAGTTTGATCCTGTGCTGAAAGAGCACATTATTAAGATTGAAGGAGGAGCCAGTCACACAACCTACCTGGGGAAGACCATTCAAAATGAACTGATTGACTGCCTTAGTGAAAGGATTTTGCATGCCATTGTAAAGGAAATCAATGAGTCCAAATATTACGCAATCATTTTAGACTGCACACCTGATGTGAGCCATGTGGAGCAATTATCAGTTATAATTCGCATTGTCTCTGTTGAAGGCACTCCACAGattaaagaacattttctgGGGTTTCTAGAGGCAGAGGAAACAACAGGAGAAGGCCTCTCAGCCCTCATTCTTAAGAAATTACTACAACTTAATATCCCATTTGATGACTGCAGAGGGCAATCATATGACAATGGAGCAAACATGAAGGGCAAAAATAAGGGAGTCCAAGCTAGACTGCTCCAGGTCAACCCGAGGGCTTTATTTGTGCCATGTGGAGCACACACTGTGAACTTGGTTGTCTCTGATGCAGCAAAAAGCTCTGCTGAAGCCACATGTTACTTTGGCTACCTGCAGAAACTCTTTAATCTGTTTTCTGCTTCCACTCAGAGGTGGGCAACTTTAAAAGAGCATGTGGACATAACAGTGAAGTCCTGGGCAGACACAAGGTGGGAGAGCAGAATCAACAGTGTGGCGGCTGTTAGATTCCAGGCTGGAAAAGTCAGAGATGCGCTTTTAGAAGTCCGTAACGCTGCTTCAGATCCAACTATAAAGATTGAATCACAGTCTTTGGCAGAAGAAATTGGGTCATACCGgttttgtatttgcactgtGGTATGGTTTGAAATTCTCTCCAAAATACAGATAGTGAACAAACATCTTCAGTCTCAGACCATGCAGTTGGATGTAGCTGTTGACCTTCTTGAGAAAGCTGAAGCGTCCCTTGCCAGCTACAGAAACACTGGCTTTGATGAAGCCCTAAAATCTGCCAAAGAGATGTGCGAGAACATGAATGTAGTTGCTGCCCTCAAAGAGAAAAGACTCAGAACTACAAAACAACAGTTCTCTTACGAAGCCCCAGATGAACCTCAGACAGATGCCTTGAAGAAAATGGAGGTTTCATTCTTCAACACCATTGTGGATGTGGCCATTTCATCCTTGAGGGAAAGAACTGGAATGATGAGTGATGTAGCTGATAAATTCAGAGTCCTCATCAACTTTCCCAAACTGAACGCAGAAGACCTTGAGAAACAAGCAAAAGATCTGTGTCAAACCCTTTCCTTTGGAGAGAAAAGTGacctgaacattgaagaattaatcaTGGAACTGCAGTCTTTCCCAAAATGGCCAAAGCAAAACATGACAGCCTTTgaacttcttgtttttctggAGGAGAAAGGCCTGAAAGAGGTTTTTCCAAACATGTGGGTGGCACTGAGAATTGCTGTCACTACCCCTGTGACAGTTGCATCAGCAGAAAGAAGCTTCTCCAAACTGAAGCTCATCAAAAATTACCTGAGGTCCACCATGTCACAGGAGCGACTTAATGGGCTGGCAGTGATGAGTATTAATAGAGAAATATCCAGACAGATTTCGTATGATGCAACCATAGATGCCTTTGCTGCACGCAAGTCAAGACGTGTGAAGTTTTAG